From the genome of Bombus pascuorum chromosome 2, iyBomPasc1.1, whole genome shotgun sequence, one region includes:
- the LOC132916556 gene encoding ubiquitin-related modifier 1 — protein sequence MRSERYFVCNYIIITNSILRWHNFTKNKKKNMSIESKSISVTIEFGGGAELLFDKKKKHSVNLPGNEWTIRKLLFWIKDNLLKERPELFMQGDSVRPGILVLVNDTDWELLGENNYNINSGDSILFISTLHGG from the exons ATGCGCAGTGAACGATATtttgtttgtaattatataataataactaatagtatTTTAAGGTggcataattttacgaaaaataaaaaaaaaaacatgtcTATCGAAAGTAAAAGTATTTCTGTGACCATTGAATTCGG agGTGGGGCAGAATTACTTtttgacaaaaagaaaaagcactCTGTAAACTTACCTGGAAACGAAT GGACTATACGAAAGTTACTCTTCTGGATAAAAGATAACCTTCTAAAAGAACGACCGGAACTTTTTATGCAAGGAGACAGCGT gCGACCAGGAATTTTGGTACTTGTAAATGACACCGATTGGGAATTATTa gGCGAGAACAATTACAACATAAATTCAGGCGACTCGATATTGTTTATATCCACTTTACACGGAGGATAG